In Carassius auratus strain Wakin chromosome 46, ASM336829v1, whole genome shotgun sequence, the following proteins share a genomic window:
- the LOC113064300 gene encoding cysteinyl leukotriene receptor 2-like gives MNASFPELRENITCLSSNSTDYFKRQVYPVAYILFFVLGLVGHSLSVCVFFSQWRTQKSFTPVSLLMVNLLVSDLMLVSSLPLRVSYYLMNSHWIFGHVTCKLISYVFYLNMYSSVYFLVALNILRYLALVRPYLYVRIQTHYVAGIVCALIWLFMGVACSPLLFTKKKNQSQGHFRCLELAEDNVDQLLLINNVTFPVGFVLPLVIVLFCSVLVAKNLLRPSPALGRTRPCRKKACALVIISLGIFLVCFMPYHIVRTIFLTTEKHVQMHGYKDSCDYILVVRKAAVIAHCLCTANSCLDPVLFFFVGENSRTFFAKWTGGRKTSTCASGRNLQQEELRVLQN, from the coding sequence ATGAATGCGTCATTTCCAGAGCTCAGGGAAAACATCACCTGTCTGAGCTCCAACAGCACCGATTACTTCAAACGACAAGTGTATCCTGTAGCATACATCCTCTTTTTTGTCCTGGGACTTGTCGGTCACTCTTTATCTGTCTGCGTCTTCTTCAGCCAATGGAGGACCCAGAAGAGTTTCACTCCGGTCAGCTTGTTAATGGTGAACCTGTTAGTATCAGACCTGATGCTGGTGTCCTCTCTGCCCCTGAGGGTCTCCTACTACTTAATGAACTCGCACTGGATTTTTGGGCACGTCACCTGTAAATTAATCTCATATGTGTTTTATCTGAATATGTACAGCTCTGTGTATTTCCTAGTGGCCCTGAACATCCTGCGTTATCTGGCGCTGGTGCGGCCGTACCTGTACGTTCGTATACAGACGCACTACGTCGCAGGTATCGTGTGTGCTCTCATTTGGCTCTTTATGGGTGTTGCATGCAGTCCACTGTTGTTCACTAAGAAAAAGAATCAAAGCCAAGGCCATTTTCGATGTTTAGAGCTGGCGGAGGACAACGTGGACCAATTGCTCCTCATCAACAACGTTACGTTTCCAGTGGGCTTTGTGTTGCCTTTGGTGATTGTTCTTTTCTGCTCGGTCTTGGTTGCGAAGAACCTTCTGAGGCCTAGTCCTGCACTCGGTAGAACCAGACCTTGCAGGAAGAAGGCTTGTGCTCTGGTCATCATCAGCCTTGGGATCTTCCTGGTGTGCTTTATGCCGTATCACATAGTGCGGACTATCTTCTTAACAACTGAGAAGCATGTCCAGATGCATGGATACAAAGACTCGTGTGACTATATTTTGGTAGTCCGTAAGGCTGCCGTCATAGCGCATTGCTTGTGCACGGCTAACAGTTGTCTGGACCCCGTTCTCTTCTTCTTCGTTGGGGAAAATTCCCGAACATTCTTTGCTAAATGGACAGGAGGAAGAAAAACCAGCACTTGTGCTTCAGGGAGGAATCTACAGCAGGAAGAGTTACGGGTTTTGCAGAACTGA
- the LOC113064299 gene encoding lysophosphatidic acid receptor 6-like, which produces MTMTGMNNSSCSNDEFKYVLYSSVFSIVFILGLLFNMVAMYIFVCRLKMRNETTTYMMNLVVSDILFVLTLPFRTFYFIKREWPFGNALCKISVALFYTNMYGSILFLTCISMDRYLAIVYPFASRTLRTKRNARIACSVIWVVLLSGSLTAGFVMDTSFTNNQMYCFENYSNSQWKSMVSKVVVFMETLGFLIPLMINFICSMRVLQTLRNPESISRGGQLNKAKILRMIVVHLLIFCFCFIPYNVNLVLYTLVRSQVITNCTVESVVRTIYPIAFCIAVTNCCFDPVIYYFTSETIQNSIKRKSLALRKNTLNDTINNSVNNRSDSMNKITSLKVKFIIEESSI; this is translated from the coding sequence ATGACAATGACAGGGATGAACAATTCAAGCTGTTCCAATGATGAATTTAAATATGTGTTATACAGCTCCGTTTTCAGTATTGTCTTTATTCTCGGGCTGCTCTTCAACATGGTGGCCatgtacatttttgtttgcaGACTGAAAATGCGCAATGAGACCACAACATACATGATGAACCTTGTGGTCTCGGACATCCTCTTCGTCTTGACCTTGCCTTTCAGGACATTCTACTTTATTAAACGTGAGTGGCCTTTTGGTAACGCTCTCTGCAAAATCTCAGTGGCCTTGTTCTACACCAACATGTACGGCAGTATCCTCTTCCTCACGTGCATCAGCATGGACCGCTACCTGGCAATCGTTTATCCCTTCGCGTCTAGAACGCTGAGGACCAAGCGCAATGCTAGAATAGCCTGCTCCGTGATCTGGGTGGTTCTGCTGTCGGGAAGCCTAACCGCAGGTTTCGTGATggacacttcatttacaaacaACCAAATGTACTGTTTTGAAAACTACTCAAACTCCCAGTGGAAGTCCATGGTATCAAAAGTTGTGGTGTTTATGGAAACGTTGGGTTTCCTGATTCCACTGATGATCAACTTCATCTGCTCTATGAGGGTCCTACAGACCTTACGGAACCCGGAAAGCATCAGCCGTGGAGGGCAGTTGAACAAGGCTAAGATATTGCGTATGATTGTGGTGCACTTGCTTATCTTTTGTTTTTGCTTCATTCCATACAATGTCAATCTGGTCTTATACACCCTGGTTCGAAGTCAGGTTATTACAAACTGCACTGTGGAGTCAGTGGTCCGGACAATTTATCCAATTGCATTTTGCATCGCCGTGACCAACTGTTGCTTTGACCCAGTGATCTATTACTTTACCTCCGAGACGATTCAGAACTCTATTAAACGGAAGTCTTTAGCTCTCCGCAAAAACACGCTAAACGACACAATTAACAATAGTGTTAACAACAGAAGTGATTCGATGAATAAAATCACATCTCTTAAAGTTAAATTCATCATTGAAGAGTCTTCAATATGA